In Brachybacterium fresconis, the genomic stretch ATCAACACCTCCGTGGTGGCGCTGCTGCCGGTGGGGTCCATCTTGGCGATCGGAGCGTTCCTGCTCGGGGCGGGCACCCTGAAGGACATCTCCCTGGCCCTGTTCATCGGCATCCTCGCGGGCACCTACTCCTCGATCTTCCTGGCTCCCGGCTTCCTGGTGGACCTGCGCCGCGGGGAGAAGGACATCCGCGCGCACACCGCGGCCGTCCGCACGGCCCGGCGCGGTGGAGGCGCCACCGGCGTCGCCGCCGACCGCGGCGTGGACCGCTCCGACGATGCTCCCGAGGACGAGTTCGGGGCCGAGGGCCGGGACCACGGCGGCATCGACCGGGAGGGGGAGCCCGAGCCCGCCGCCGGCGACCTCTCCGGCGAAGGAGGCGCCGCCGCCGAGACCGCCACGACCGACGGCGAGCACCCGGACGACGCCGGCGACGAGTCCGCCCGTGACAGCGACGTGGCGGTCCCGGACGGCGACGGACCGGCCTCGGACCGCGGCCACGGGAAGGCCTCGACGGGAGCGGCCGATCGCGTCCGTCGGCAGCCTCGCCGCGCCACGCGGCGTCGGCGCACGGGACGATGAGAGGCATCCCCATGAGCGAGACCGTGCCCACCCGCGAGCAGATCGAGGACCTGCGCCGGTCCCATATCGCCGAGTACCCGGACTTCCCGACCCCCGGGGTCCTGTTCCGGGACATCACCCCGCTGCTGCGGGACGCCCGTGCGCTGCGGGACGTCATCCGCTACTGGATCACCCTGCTGCCCGCCGACATCGAGTACGTCGTGGGCACCGAGGCGCGGGGCTTCGTGCTGGGAGCTCCGCTGGCGTACGAGCTGGGCGCCGGCTTCGTCCCGGTCCGCAAGGCCGGCAAGCTGCCGGGATCGCCGGCCACGCTGAGCTACGACCTCGAATACGGCAGCGCCGTCGTCCAGATCCCGGAGGACTCCCTGCCCGCAGGCGCCCGCACTCTCATGGTCGACGACCTGTTGGCCACCGGGGGCACCGCTGCGGCCACCCTCGAGCTGACCAGGCAGTTCGACGTCGAGCTGCTGGGGGCCTCGTTCCTCATCGAGCTGGAAGGGCTCCAGGGGCGTCGGAAGCTCCCGGACGTCCCGCTGACGACCGTCTGGTCGATCCCGGACTGAGCTGCGCCTCGCGGCATCGGCAGCGGTCGGCCTCGGGATGACCCGCGCCGGTGATGTCGGGGACCGCCGCCGCCGCGCGTAGACTCGGGGCACGCCAGAAGGAGGTGCGCAGTGCAGGAGCGGCCCGCATCCGAGAGCCTGGGAGCCGACGTCGCCCCGTCGGGCCCCGGCACCAGCCCGTCCAGCCCCGCGCCGGCCCCGACGAAGGGTCCGAGCCAGGGGCCCCGCAAGCCGCGCTCGAGGCTGTCCTTCTTCTCCGCCCGTTCGGCCACCACGGCGGACCCGCTGCTGGCACCGCTGCTGGAGACCATGTCGGCGGTCAGCCCGAAGGAGTCCCTCACCCTCATCCAGCGCGCCTACACCGTCGCCGAACGGGCGCACCGCGGCCAGTCCCGCAAGAGCGGGGACCCCTACATCACCCACCCGGTGTCGGTGGCGACCATCCTCGCCGAGCTCGGCTCGCCGGCAGAGGTCGTTGCCGCCGCACTGCTCCACGACACCGTCGAGGACACCGACTACTCGCTGGACCGGCTGCGCGAGGAGTTCGGCGAGGTCATCGCCGTGATGGTCGATGGGGTGACGAAGCTCGACAAGGTCACCTACGGAGAGGCCGCCCAGGCCGAGACCGTGCGCAAGATGATCGTGGCGATGAGCCGCGACGTGCGCGTGCTGCTGATCAAGCTCGCCGATCGTCTGCACAACGCCCGCACCTGGAAGTACGTTCCGGCCTCCTCCGCGGAGCGCAAGGCCAAGGAGACGCTGGAGATCTACGCTCCGCTGGCG encodes the following:
- a CDS encoding adenine phosphoribosyltransferase, whose amino-acid sequence is MSETVPTREQIEDLRRSHIAEYPDFPTPGVLFRDITPLLRDARALRDVIRYWITLLPADIEYVVGTEARGFVLGAPLAYELGAGFVPVRKAGKLPGSPATLSYDLEYGSAVVQIPEDSLPAGARTLMVDDLLATGGTAAATLELTRQFDVELLGASFLIELEGLQGRRKLPDVPLTTVWSIPD